The Limnospira fusiformis SAG 85.79 genomic interval TAGCTTCTGGTCACATCCTTCACCCTCTAAGGTTAGGGGTCGAAAGGGAAGTCGCCTTCCCCAACTCCCATTCAAAACCGTGCTTGATATAGCACCAGACAGGAAAGTTAGGACGTATAATGGAGAGGACGAGATGACTAAGAAGACCCAAAATGCCAGCCCCCTACAGTTACGACCTCAGACAAAAAGTTATTGATGCAATTGAACTAGACGGTATGCCCAAAACAGAAGCCAGTCAAGTTTTCCATGTCAGCCGGAACACCATTAATCTCTGGCTGCAAAGAAAAGCACAGACCGGAGACTTCCTCCCTAAACCTCATCACCGACCTGGCAATAACCACAAAATTACTGACTGGGAAAAATTCAAGGCTTTTGCCCAAGAGCATGGCGACAAAACAGCAGCTCAAATGGCTGAACTTTGGGATGACGACATCTCTCCTCGCACCATATCCAGAGCCTTGAAGAAAATTGGCTTCACCAGAAAAAAAACTTACGGCTACCAAGAACGTGATGAGCAACAGCGAGAGGAGTTTATGGCTCAGATTGAACAGATGGAGCCACAAGAAGTGGTCTACCTCGATGAAGCCGGCATGAATAGTCAGGACTCGGATTACCCTTATGGTTACTGCGAGGAAGGAAAACGCTTCCATGCCCTCAAATCAGGGAAGAGGTAGGGCAGGGTGAGCATGATTGCCGCATGGTGTCATCAACAACTCTTAGCCCCCTTTAGCTTTGAGGGTTGTTGTAATCGGACAGTGTTTGAGTTGTGGTTGGAGTTCATCTTAATTCCAGCACTGAAGCCAGGTCAGACTCTAGTGCTAGACAATGCAACGTTTCATAAAGGGGGACGGATTCCTGAGCTAGTGGAGGCGGCTCAATGCCGTTGGCTCTATCTACCACCTTATTCGCCAGACCTCAACAAGATAGAGAAATGTTGGTCGTGGTTGAAAGCCCGCATTCGCCATTGTATTGAGCAGTTTGATTCTCTCGATGATGCCATGGATTCCGTTCTCAAAGCTGCGTCCTAACCACCTTGACTAATGCTATATGACCTTGAGTTCCCTGCCTTGTTTGGGGGTTCAATCCAAACGTTGGGACGTATAAACAGTTATGGAGAATGGTTCGAGGCTCCGACCTCTTATCCAGACTCGGGGCTGGCTTCCCCACTAGGAGGTGATTTCAGGCATAACAGCCTTATTTGGTCTCCTAAACATTTCGCACTCTCTACTCATTGTTATCATGGGGTCATAACTTCCCAATCAAAACAGTTTGTTTTATGACCTTGAGTTCCCTGCCTTGTTTGGAGAGGTTGAGTTCCAAACGTCGGGACATATAAACAGTTATGGGGATGGTCAGAGACGAGCCTCTTATATCCAGACTCGGGGCTGGATTCCCCACAGGGTGGTTATTTCAGGCATCTCAGCCTTATTTCATACCCGAATCGTCCGATACGAGGCAGCAAGACGTATAGCCTTACCTTTCCACCCCATGAAGGGAAAGCCATCGCTTAATCCAAAGATTGGCTGACTGTTCTCAAACAGGGGAAACAACAACCCAACAACAAACCGCCCACCCTGTAGGGGCGGGTGCTGAGATACGCCGCGCAAAAAACCAGCCAACTTTTTCTGTGATATTGAAATGCCTCGTATGGACGGCTTGGAACTTCTCTCCGGAATGCAGAAAGACCCACAACTCGAAGGTCTACCTATTGCTATGTTAACTTCTAGGGGGGGGCTGACAGACACCGCCAGATGGCTTATCAATTAGGCGCGAGAGGCTATTTTACTAAGCCTGCGCCTGTACGATGAACTGGAAGCCGCGGGGCGAATGTTACGCGCGTACTTTGTGGGAAACCGGCGATCGCTAAAGCATAATTTAGGGGCGGGTTGCCGTAAGTTTCTCATGATTATGGAATAATCACAACCCGGTTGCGTCCGTCTGCTTTGGCGCGGTAGAGAGCAGCATCAGCCGCCTGGATTAGGTCTATACCTATACTACCATGCTTGGGAAAGGCTGCCACACCGAAGGAGGCGGTGATACTGCCTAAATGTTGACCACCACTGGCTACTACAAGGGAGGCGATCGCCTCTCTAATTTGTTCAGCCCTCATGGAAGTATTTTCTAGGGAAGACCCCGGCAAAATTAGGGTCATTTCTTCACCCCCATAGCGACAAGCAACATCATATTCTCGCACCTTCTGTTTCAGCAGTTCTCCCACTTTTTGTAATACATAATCCCCCGCATCATGACCGAATGTATCATTAAAATGCTTAAAATTGTCTATATCCATCATGATGACCCCAATGGGGTGCTTTTGCCGTTGGGCGCGGGCTATTTCCTGACTCAAATATTCCTCTAAATAGCGACGATTAAAAAGTCCGGTGAGAGGGTCACGGATGCTCTGATGTTCCAGAGTGGCGCGGAGGTTTAAATTGGCGATCGCCATCCCTATCTGTTCCGCCACCGTATGAGCAAGCTGCTGTTTACCCTCAGATAAAGCCGTCGCCGAATCTGTACTTAGATAAAACAAACCCAAAGTCTCTCCCTGAGCCATCATCGGAACACACAATGTGCAAGATAGGGTAGAACTTACCTGAATATGTCGGCAAGAAATACCCCCTTTTTCATGATTACATAAATGTACCCTTCCCCGGCGCAAAGCCCAACAATCTTTCGGCACAAAAACCGAGACTGAGGTGCATTCTTTTCCCCAAGAAGAAATCATTTCCAGCGAGTCCCGGGAAGCCGCCATCAAAAAAATTCCGCCAGCACATTCTGGGAAAAGGGGTTCTAGCAAATAGCTAATCGCTTCACAGGCTTCTTGTACAGTCAAAGCCGCCTGCATAAAGTCGCTAATTTCACTCAAAAGCAACATTTCTGCATGGCGTTGATCTAGTTCATTGATCCGATTATTCAATTGTTCGTTTGCTAGACTTAGGGCTTTTTCCGATTGTTTAATTCCGGTGATATCACGGAAAGTAACCGCGAAACCATCCCCTAATTTGACCGAAATATTTTCAAACCAAAAGTCAATGCCATACTGGTTATAATAAAACTCTTTTTTCACGGATTTTTCCGATTCTACCACTTCCACATAGTGTTCAAATAAGCCACTTTCTTGATACTCTGGCAATTCCTCCAGTAACCTTTTCCCAATTAACTCATCTGCTGATTTACCGACTACTTTACCAGCGCTAGGATTCACCAATAACCATTCAAAATCAATAATCTTACCCTGTTCATTCCGAACCGAACGAAACGCCATAATCCCATATTCGGAACTATTCAGAATCCCACTAAGCTGCATTTCCGAAGTTTTTAAGGCTTCTTGAATACTCACCAGTTGACTAATATCAGTTAATAAGCTAATAGCCCCCACAAAGTTACCCTGGTTATCTAACTGATGCGTAGTAGAAACGATCGCCCACAAAGCCGTCCCATCTCGGCGTTGAAATTGACAGGTATGCTGTTCCTGAATACCTTGCTTTCTCCTTTCCAGGTAGTTGAGGGCTTCAAGTTGGTCTTCAGAGTTCAAGAAGTCCATTAACCCCATACCTAGCATTTCCGATGGAGTATAACCCAGCATATCTGCCATTCGCTGATTCACAAAGGTAGTTTTAGCGTCCCCATCAATTATCCACACCCCCTCTAGGGTAGTTTCAATAATGCTGCGATAACGCGCCTCGCTTTCTGCAAGTGCAATTTCGGAGTTTTTGCGATCGCTAATATCAATATGACAGCCTACCATCCTCTTCGGATTACCATCGTCGTCCCACTCAATCACCTGTCCAGAACACACCACCCAAACCGTGGAACCATTCTTGTGGCGATATCGAAGTTCGTTGTAGTAGGGGATTTTACCACGACTTTTTATATGTTTTTCAAACATATCGAATACTCGCGGTAAATCTTCTGGAACAATCAGTTTTTGCCAACTTTCCGGTACGTTGGGGATTTCGTGATCCTCATAGCCAAACATACGCTTAAAGCCGGGACTCATATATTCTTTATTACCAGGAATATCCCAATCCCAATATCCCGCTAGGATGATATCTAAAATATTATCTAATAGTTTCACTTCCCGGCTAATAGATTCAGCCTGTTGTCGCATAGCTTCCGCGCGGATATGTTCCTGTTCTAATTCTTTTTGTAGGGTGATGTCTTGGATAGTTCCATCAGATATAATGGGCTGATTATTATCATCATAAATAGTCTGGCAATATTCTTGTGCATACTTAATCCTACCATCATTGAGTAAAATCCGGTAACTCACACTATAAGACTGGCGATCGCATAGATGTTGGTTATACATATCATTGACTAAATCGCGATCTTGAGGATGTACAAGGCTGATAAATTCCTGGTGGGTATAGCTAAAGTTTTCCGGTTCAATTTCAAAGAAAGCAAACACCTCCTCAGACCATGATAATGTCTGGGTTTTATGATTGAGATTCCAAGTTCCAAGTCCGGCAATTTTTTGAGCTTTCCGCAGTTGATTTTCCGTTTTTCTGAGTTCCGCTTCTACCCTAGTTTTTTCCTGTAATTCTACCTGTAATTTTTGATGGATAGTGGCTTGTTTAAGGGCGATCGCTAATTGTACAGCTAACGCTTGTAGTAGTTCCACTTCTTCTGTTTTCCATTGGCGTGGATGTTCACTTTCAGTAACATTAAGCAGACCCCAAAGTTGATCACCACACAGCAGAGGTAGTAAAATTTTAGCGCGGGTATGAAGGCGGATCAGCATCTCTCTATGGCAGTCCGTCATTTCTGTGGTATAAATATCCGACACTACCCTAGTCTTTCCTAGGCGATAAATCTCCGCTTGGTTTTCCTGAAAACAGGTATCTGCGATGCGTTCTCCCATCAAAGAAAAAGGCGAATTAGTAGACTCTGCGACAACTACCGTTTCCCAATTATCGCCAAACTGCCAAATATTAACGCGATCGCATTTTAGCACCTGTCGCACTTGGTCAACAGTCGTATCCAAAATGGTCTGTAAATCTAGGGATGAGCGAATTTTCGTCGCTAATTCTGATATTAACTTTTCGCCTTCAGCCCGCTTGCTTAATTCAGCAGTACGCTGTTTAACCTGTGCTTCTAATTCAGCCGCCCGATTTTCTAAGAGTTTGAATTTTTCCGATTCTAGCCGCGATACCTTTTCCTCGAGCAACTCCGCCAATTTGTAGAGTTCCAACGGATTCAAACATTGCAGCAAACTGCTTTGGGTGACTATTCCTAATAGTTCACCCCTTGACCCCGTGACTATCACCCGCCCCAGGCGGCGCTGTTCCATTAGTTGCTGAACTTCCCATAAATTCTCCTGTGGTTTAATGGTAAATAACGGGGAACTCATCATATTTTCAGCCCGGATATTTTCCCAGTTTAAACTCAAGGATTGAAACTGCACTAAATCTCTCTCGGTCAAAATTCCTACGGGAATTGGCATAGCATGATCACCATGACCCTGAGTTTCCACAATTACCACACAACTCACCCGTCTTTCCGACATTAACCGGGCTATTTCTAACATGGTCTGATCACAGTTAGCAGATACAACATTGCGGGTCATCACTTCCGAGACTAACCGCAACCGTAATAAGTCAATGGGGCGCATCAATTTTCGCAGACTCTCATGGGTCACCAGTCCCACTAAGCGATCGCTATCATCAACTATAGGTAAATGTCGAATGCGGTGCTTTTGTAGTAAGTTAATTGTAGTCAGTGAGTCAGTAAGTTCTGATTCCCGTACAGTAATTACAGAGGGAGTCATTACTTCCTGAATTAGCAACTCTTCCAGATTTTGCTGTTGGGCGGCTAGACCCACAATATCGCGCTGTGTCAGGATGCCAACCACCATTAGGTCTTGCAACACTATTACACAAGTTAAGTGGCTGTATAGGTCTGGTTCTGACTCGGATATTGATATATTATCAGTCATCTGGCACTGAAGGCGGACACCACTCATACAGGCGATCGCTTCCATGACGGTTAAATCACCTGATACTACCAAAGGATCTCGAATTATCGCTGATTTGACTTCTGGTTGCATAGCTGATCTCAAGAAAATTTCACTGGGGAATATGTTTTGATCTAATCAAGACACAAACTAGACTAAAGTTGAGCTGACCAGATTATATAATATTTATGGTTAGATTACCATCAGCATTGATAATTAACCCACAACCAGAGCAATTTACCTTGAGTTTCTACTTTTTTCATCTCCAGCCGCCCAAGCCGCAGCCGCCGTTTCTGCCGTAATACTAACTACCCGATAAAAAGCGATCGTCCCCAATAAAATACCGGGGGCGATCGAGCTTTCTAATAATCCCAAAGCTGTAGCTTCAAACACTCCCAAACCTCCCGGAGCGCCCGGAACCACCAACCCTAATAACCAGGCTAAACTAAAAGCACCAAAAACCCTCGGCACTTCCAGCCAATTAAAATACCCCATAGCCACCAGAGTTATCATAAACCCAATGCCCCGTAAACCCACAAATCCCAACTCTCCTAACAAAGGCTTAATCGGATAGCGTTGTAGTTGTATAGGTGTAGATGGTTTTTCCTCTGTATTCGCCAAATTATTCGACCTTAATTTAACTCTTCCTAACCACCCCAAAACCGGATTTAAAATCCCCGGATTAACAGCACCTAAAACCACAATTAGACATAAAATTTGCAACCATAAATGAGCAGTATTGATAGTTATCAAAGCTATCAATAAAGCCGCTGCCGCCATCAATAACGGCTCTAGTAAAACACTTAAAGTTGCTATACCTAAAGCTATATCCGCATTTTTAACAGCTATAATACGCCCATAAAAATGCCAAATATTACCAGGAATATACTTAGCAATATTAGTTTTCAAATAAATCTGTAGTCCCCGGCGATAATTAATCCCCGCATCACCCACAGATTGAAACTCCCTTAAAATCAATAACCAGACCCAGGCAGACCATAAATGAGCCAGAAAAGTGACTGCCAAAGCCATGGCTAAACATCCCCAACTTTTGCCAGTAATTTGCAGTGATGCCACCTCTCGCCAGTGGTTTTTAATAGCCGTAGCCAGGAAAAATAAAGTCATGCCCAAAACCAGCCAGCGTAACCAAGGTTTACACCGAGATATATAGGATTTCAAAACTTAACCCTCTGTCTATGAAACCTACCAAAAGCATCAAAAGGATAGCTAGAAACTACCCGACCCACGCCGATAAAATGTTCGGCATAATATTGACTAACCGGATTATTTGCGTGGTGCCACAACTCATCATAACCAATGCCATTGTTACCATGTTCCGGGCCGGAACTATGTATATATTGACCATCACCCAAATAAAGACCGACATGAGTAGTTTTAGATGTTGTACCAAAAAAAACTAAATCCCCTGGCTGCATTTCCCAGATAACTGGTGGTATAGGTTGAACAAACGCCTGTTGTTGATAAGCGTCTCTGGGTAGCCAAATACCCTGTTGAGAAAAAGCAGCTTGTATCAAACCGGAACAATCATAATTAGGTCCGACCGTCCCTCCCCATAGGTAAGTATTACCAATTTTTGCAGCTTGGTGACAAAATGCGATCGCCTTATTTATTGCCTGATTAATCGTTTCGGATGATATAATTGTACGGGGTAATGGTGATGGAGGCTTTAGCAAATGTTCAACATCCCCCGCAGCCAACCAACCCGGGTAATCATCCTCCCACAATTGCACAGGTATAGCTGAAATATTCTCAGCCGTGTTAACCTCAAACAGGCGCAGGTGTCGTCCAGTAGCCGCCTGAGTTGCCAGAGTGCTACACTCAGGAGAATCATAAATATTCAGATCACCTTTGCATTTATACTCAACTGGGAGTAGCTTTAGTGACACTGTAGCATCAGTGCCAACAACTGTCGCCACCTTCCCCAAAATATCCGATAATCCATCAACGACCATATTTGTCACCAATATTGAAAACTAATTTCCTGTTATGGCATTTTTCCATCCAGACCCAAAGATACAAACTCTTGGCACAAGCATTATAGAGGCAACCCGGAGTAAATTTCCAGGACTAAGCGCCAATCAAATAGCCATGACCTGGGTAATTTATGACCCGCCAGTTTCTGTGAATACCGGAGGCGCACTTACTCCCGAAGAATTTTGGAAATATCCTGTTAGGGGGTTTGCATATCGGGGAATTGAACGCATTTATCCAGCCAGTGTAGTTAAACTATTCTACTTGGTGGCTGTTTACGAGTGGGTGGAAAAGGGTATGTTGCAAATCTCTCCCGAGTTAGAACGTGCCATTAAAGATATGATTGCACATTCTAGCAATGATGCTACCAGTTTAGTAGTGGATGTATTAACTGGAACCACCAGCGGTCCCGAATTATCACCCGGTCCCTTCGAGACTTGGAAATATCAACGAAATATCATTAATCGCTATTTTCAATCCCTGAATTGGCCGGAACTTGAATCAATTAATGTCAATCAAAAAACCTGGTGTGATGGTGCCTATGGTAGGGAAAGAGCCTTTTTAGGGGAACTGATGGAAAACCGTAATATGCTGACAACTAATGCCACAGCCAGGCTAATACATAGCATTGTCGGAGGTGTAGCAGCATCTTCGGAAGCCTCTCAAACAATGATGCAATTGATGCACAGAAATCTTGAGCCAGCAGCCTTAGCAGAAGACCCCGAAAATCAGGTTAAGGAATTTTTAGGGGAGGGACTACCTGAGAATGCTAAGTTATGGTCAAAGGCGGGCTGGACTTCTCAAGTTAGACATGATGCAGCTTATATTGAAATTCCCGATTTACTACCGTATTTATTAGTAGTTTTTACCGAGGGTAAATCCCAAAGTAAAAACCCGGAGATTTTACCCTATATTTCTCAATTAGTGGTAGCTGCCATGAAAGATAGCATAGGCGACTGGCTACCCCACCAACCCTAAACCCCAACCATAAGTGCGTCAGACCTGAACATCTCAGGTGAAAGTTATCATGGCTCTCTCTGACGCATCTTACCAATTTTGGTCAAGGGAATATATAATGGTTGAAATTGTCAATTTATCCGTCTGAGGTATCCTACCAATTGACGCACTCACGCGCAATGATCAGGTTTTATATGGTAACATATTATGAAGATTATTAAAACTGCGTTTTATGTAAAAATTGCCTTGGGTCTAGTGGCTTCGGTGTTCAGTCAGCAAGTAGCGGAGGCGAGTTTACCCAGGACTACAGATACTCAAGAAACTTGTGATATTTTAGTGTTTGGTGGCGGACTAGCAGGCGCAGCCACAGCCTATGAGGCATTATTAGCAGGTCGGACAGTTTGCTTAACGGATATTACTGACTGGGTAGGGGGTCAAATTTCCTCCCAGGGAACCTCGGCTTTGGATGAACGCGCCACACAACGATCGCTATTATTTTTCCCGCGAGGATACCTAGAATTGCGCGATCGCATCAAAGAAAAATATGGGATTTTGAACCCTGGTGCTTGTTGGGTAAGCGAGTCTTGTTTCCGACCTTATGACGGTCACGCCATTTTATTATCAATGCTACAAGATGCGGCAAAACAGGGTAAAGGTACTTTAAAATGGTTTCCTAATACTGTTCCCAAATATGTAGAAATAGCAGATAGACAAATTCTCAGTGCGATCGCCATTCAACATCAAGCCGCCCCCGGTACACCCC includes:
- a CDS encoding diguanylate cyclase, with amino-acid sequence MQPEVKSAIIRDPLVVSGDLTVMEAIACMSGVRLQCQMTDNISISESEPDLYSHLTCVIVLQDLMVVGILTQRDIVGLAAQQQNLEELLIQEVMTPSVITVRESELTDSLTTINLLQKHRIRHLPIVDDSDRLVGLVTHESLRKLMRPIDLLRLRLVSEVMTRNVVSANCDQTMLEIARLMSERRVSCVVIVETQGHGDHAMPIPVGILTERDLVQFQSLSLNWENIRAENMMSSPLFTIKPQENLWEVQQLMEQRRLGRVIVTGSRGELLGIVTQSSLLQCLNPLELYKLAELLEEKVSRLESEKFKLLENRAAELEAQVKQRTAELSKRAEGEKLISELATKIRSSLDLQTILDTTVDQVRQVLKCDRVNIWQFGDNWETVVVAESTNSPFSLMGERIADTCFQENQAEIYRLGKTRVVSDIYTTEMTDCHREMLIRLHTRAKILLPLLCGDQLWGLLNVTESEHPRQWKTEEVELLQALAVQLAIALKQATIHQKLQVELQEKTRVEAELRKTENQLRKAQKIAGLGTWNLNHKTQTLSWSEEVFAFFEIEPENFSYTHQEFISLVHPQDRDLVNDMYNQHLCDRQSYSVSYRILLNDGRIKYAQEYCQTIYDDNNQPIISDGTIQDITLQKELEQEHIRAEAMRQQAESISREVKLLDNILDIILAGYWDWDIPGNKEYMSPGFKRMFGYEDHEIPNVPESWQKLIVPEDLPRVFDMFEKHIKSRGKIPYYNELRYRHKNGSTVWVVCSGQVIEWDDDGNPKRMVGCHIDISDRKNSEIALAESEARYRSIIETTLEGVWIIDGDAKTTFVNQRMADMLGYTPSEMLGMGLMDFLNSEDQLEALNYLERRKQGIQEQHTCQFQRRDGTALWAIVSTTHQLDNQGNFVGAISLLTDISQLVSIQEALKTSEMQLSGILNSSEYGIMAFRSVRNEQGKIIDFEWLLVNPSAGKVVGKSADELIGKRLLEELPEYQESGLFEHYVEVVESEKSVKKEFYYNQYGIDFWFENISVKLGDGFAVTFRDITGIKQSEKALSLANEQLNNRINELDQRHAEMLLLSEISDFMQAALTVQEACEAISYLLEPLFPECAGGIFLMAASRDSLEMISSWGKECTSVSVFVPKDCWALRRGRVHLCNHEKGGISCRHIQVSSTLSCTLCVPMMAQGETLGLFYLSTDSATALSEGKQQLAHTVAEQIGMAIANLNLRATLEHQSIRDPLTGLFNRRYLEEYLSQEIARAQRQKHPIGVIMMDIDNFKHFNDTFGHDAGDYVLQKVGELLKQKVREYDVACRYGGEEMTLILPGSSLENTSMRAEQIREAIASLVVASGGQHLGSITASFGVAAFPKHGSIGIDLIQAADAALYRAKADGRNRVVIIP
- a CDS encoding UPF0104 family protein; the encoded protein is MTLFFLATAIKNHWREVASLQITGKSWGCLAMALAVTFLAHLWSAWVWLLILREFQSVGDAGINYRRGLQIYLKTNIAKYIPGNIWHFYGRIIAVKNADIALGIATLSVLLEPLLMAAAALLIALITINTAHLWLQILCLIVVLGAVNPGILNPVLGWLGRVKLRSNNLANTEEKPSTPIQLQRYPIKPLLGELGFVGLRGIGFMITLVAMGYFNWLEVPRVFGAFSLAWLLGLVVPGAPGGLGVFEATALGLLESSIAPGILLGTIAFYRVVSITAETAAAAWAAGDEKSRNSR
- a CDS encoding C40 family peptidase → MVVDGLSDILGKVATVVGTDATVSLKLLPVEYKCKGDLNIYDSPECSTLATQAATGRHLRLFEVNTAENISAIPVQLWEDDYPGWLAAGDVEHLLKPPSPLPRTIISSETINQAINKAIAFCHQAAKIGNTYLWGGTVGPNYDCSGLIQAAFSQQGIWLPRDAYQQQAFVQPIPPVIWEMQPGDLVFFGTTSKTTHVGLYLGDGQYIHSSGPEHGNNGIGYDELWHHANNPVSQYYAEHFIGVGRVVSSYPFDAFGRFHRQRVKF
- a CDS encoding serine hydrolase encodes the protein MAFFHPDPKIQTLGTSIIEATRSKFPGLSANQIAMTWVIYDPPVSVNTGGALTPEEFWKYPVRGFAYRGIERIYPASVVKLFYLVAVYEWVEKGMLQISPELERAIKDMIAHSSNDATSLVVDVLTGTTSGPELSPGPFETWKYQRNIINRYFQSLNWPELESINVNQKTWCDGAYGRERAFLGELMENRNMLTTNATARLIHSIVGGVAASSEASQTMMQLMHRNLEPAALAEDPENQVKEFLGEGLPENAKLWSKAGWTSQVRHDAAYIEIPDLLPYLLVVFTEGKSQSKNPEILPYISQLVVAAMKDSIGDWLPHQP